A genomic stretch from Desulfofalx alkaliphila DSM 12257 includes:
- a CDS encoding 4Fe-4S binding protein, with translation MGRVTFREERCKGCELCISACPEGIIELAEHFNAMGFHPATVIKQEKCKGCAMCARMCPDVVIEVEREVAAGEKSINER, from the coding sequence ATGGGGCGAGTTACATTTCGTGAAGAACGCTGTAAGGGCTGTGAACTGTGTATCTCAGCCTGCCCTGAAGGGATCATTGAATTGGCAGAACATTTCAATGCCATGGGCTTTCACCCAGCCACAGTGATTAAACAGGAAAAATGTAAGGGGTGTGCCATGTGTGCAAGAATGTGCCCCGATGTTGTAATTGAAGTGGAAAGGGAGGTAGCCGCAGGTGAAAAAAGTATTAATGAAAGGTAA
- a CDS encoding 3-methyl-2-oxobutanoate dehydrogenase subunit VorB translates to MKKVLMKGNEAIGEGAIRAGCRHFFGYPITPQSELPHYLAKRMPEVGGVFLQAESEVSAINMVYGAAGAGVRVLTSSSSPGLSLMQEGISYLVGAELPCVIVNVMRGGPGLGNIAPAQSDYFQSTKGGGHGDYKLITLAPASVQEIIDLMAKAFDLSDHYRTPVMILGDGILGQMMEPVELDKVQEVKQAEKSWAASGMRGRSTPNIINSLYIVPEDCEELNKRLFAKYHEISQKEKMWEEYRLEDAEVVLAAFGTSARICKSAADKARAKGIKAGVIRPITLWPFPSEVFQRAAKSARCFLTVEMSMGQMVEDVRLAVNGAKPVHFYGRSGGMVPMVNDILAQIEKLASGGEQ, encoded by the coding sequence GTGAAAAAAGTATTAATGAAAGGTAATGAAGCAATTGGGGAAGGTGCAATCAGGGCAGGTTGCCGTCACTTTTTTGGCTACCCCATTACTCCCCAGAGTGAACTACCCCATTACCTAGCCAAGCGTATGCCTGAGGTAGGTGGGGTTTTTTTACAGGCCGAAAGTGAAGTTTCTGCAATAAACATGGTTTATGGGGCTGCCGGTGCAGGGGTACGGGTGTTAACATCTAGCTCCAGCCCGGGTCTTTCACTGATGCAAGAAGGTATCTCCTATCTTGTGGGTGCTGAACTGCCCTGTGTTATTGTAAATGTAATGCGCGGTGGCCCCGGTTTAGGGAACATTGCTCCGGCCCAAAGCGATTATTTTCAATCCACCAAGGGCGGCGGGCACGGTGACTATAAACTGATTACTTTGGCGCCGGCATCGGTGCAGGAAATTATCGACCTGATGGCCAAGGCCTTTGACCTATCGGACCATTACAGAACTCCGGTAATGATTTTAGGGGACGGTATACTGGGACAAATGATGGAACCGGTGGAATTGGATAAGGTGCAGGAGGTAAAGCAAGCTGAAAAAAGCTGGGCTGCATCCGGTATGAGGGGACGCAGCACTCCCAATATCATCAATTCCTTATACATTGTGCCGGAAGATTGTGAAGAACTAAATAAGAGGCTTTTTGCCAAATATCATGAAATATCTCAAAAGGAGAAAATGTGGGAAGAGTACCGTTTGGAAGATGCTGAAGTGGTGTTAGCGGCCTTTGGCACATCCGCTAGGATTTGTAAATCGGCGGCGGATAAGGCCCGGGCCAAAGGCATTAAAGCGGGTGTTATAAGACCTATTACCTTGTGGCCCTTCCCCAGCGAAGTTTTTCAACGGGCTGCTAAAAGTGCAAGGTGTTTCTTGACCGTGGAAATGAGTATGGGCCAGATGGTGGAAGACGTACGTTTGGCTGTAAACGGTGCTAAACCGGTGCACTTCTATGGCCGCAGTGGCGGCATGGTACCGATGGTAAACGACATCTTAGCCCAGATAGAAAAACTGGCGTCAGGGGGTGAGCAGTAA
- a CDS encoding thiamine pyrophosphate-dependent enzyme: MKKVYTRPKALTDKPFHYCPGCTHGIIHRLVAEVIDELNIADNTVGVCPVGCAVFAYNYFNVDMFQASHGRAPAVATGIKRSLPDRVVFTYQGDGDLASIGTAEIIHAAARGEKLTTIFVNNAVYGMTGGQMAPTTLLGQITTTTPKGRDKEQAGFPVKMAEMLTTLEGAVYVARVSVHDPIHVNKAKRVIKEAFEVQLRGEGFALVEVLSTCPTNWGLSPKEALKWLQENMIPYYPLGIYKSPAEVK, from the coding sequence ATGAAGAAAGTATACACCAGACCAAAAGCTTTAACCGATAAGCCATTTCATTACTGCCCCGGCTGTACCCATGGTATCATCCACCGTTTAGTGGCGGAGGTTATCGATGAGTTGAATATAGCCGACAACACAGTGGGTGTTTGTCCGGTGGGATGTGCGGTTTTTGCATATAATTATTTTAATGTGGATATGTTTCAGGCCTCCCACGGCCGTGCCCCGGCAGTGGCCACCGGCATAAAGCGCTCTTTGCCGGACAGGGTGGTATTCACATACCAGGGCGACGGAGATTTGGCATCCATTGGTACCGCAGAAATCATACACGCCGCCGCACGGGGGGAAAAGCTTACCACCATATTTGTCAATAATGCAGTATATGGGATGACAGGCGGGCAAATGGCCCCCACAACCCTCTTAGGTCAGATAACAACAACCACACCCAAGGGGCGGGATAAGGAGCAAGCCGGTTTCCCTGTTAAAATGGCCGAAATGCTAACCACCTTAGAAGGTGCTGTTTATGTGGCCAGGGTATCGGTGCACGATCCCATTCATGTTAATAAAGCCAAAAGGGTTATCAAAGAGGCCTTTGAGGTGCAGTTAAGGGGAGAGGGCTTTGCATTGGTGGAGGTGCTTTCCACCTGTCCTACCAACTGGGGCTTGTCTCCTAAGGAAGCCTTAAAATGGCTGCAAGAAAATATGATTCCCTATTATCCATTGGGAATATACAAGTCCCCGGCGGAGGTGAAGTAA
- a CDS encoding 2-oxoacid:acceptor oxidoreductase family protein, with product MLEEVLIAGFGGQGVLSTGQLLAYAGMVEGKHVAWIPSYGPEMRGGTANCGITLSDEPISSPLVTEPTTLIVMNRPSLDKFENAVVPGGRILINSSIVKQDVSRDDVLVMKIPANEIAEEIGNARIANNVILGALIKLTGVVTIDSVVESLKVVLPPRRHNLIPANQQALERGAQLAEEYLNKR from the coding sequence ATGCTTGAGGAAGTGTTAATTGCCGGTTTTGGCGGCCAGGGCGTATTGTCCACCGGGCAACTGCTGGCTTACGCCGGAATGGTGGAAGGAAAACACGTGGCATGGATACCGTCCTATGGGCCTGAAATGCGGGGAGGCACAGCCAATTGTGGTATTACTCTTTCAGATGAACCCATAAGTTCTCCCCTGGTAACCGAGCCCACCACCCTAATAGTAATGAATAGGCCTTCACTGGATAAGTTTGAAAATGCCGTGGTGCCGGGCGGACGGATATTAATTAACTCGTCAATTGTAAAGCAAGATGTCAGCCGTGATGATGTGTTGGTAATGAAAATACCGGCAAACGAAATAGCCGAAGAAATCGGCAATGCCAGGATTGCAAACAATGTTATTTTAGGTGCGCTAATAAAATTGACCGGTGTGGTGACCATTGATTCGGTTGTTGAATCTTTAAAGGTTGTACTACCGCCAAGGAGGCATAACTTGATCCCTGCCAACCAGCAAGCACTGGAGCGGGGTGCCCAACTGGCTGAAGAATATCTTAATAAACGGTAA
- a CDS encoding M20/M25/M40 family metallo-hydrolase, whose translation MFLINRERLVEEFLQLVQIDSPSGDEWEIAAILKGKLESLSCEVYEDDAGKEVGASAGNLIAKLPGSGKGPLLLFSAHMDTVEPGRGIKPLIKDGVIYSSGDTVLGADDKAGIAAILEAVRVIQEKKIAHGGLEIVFSIWEEGGLRGVKALDYSKLNAKMGYVLDSDGEPGTIITSAPMQNSLVATFKGRAAHAGQSPEKGINSIQVASRAIARMKLGRIDEDTTANIGIIRGGKATNIVPEVTVIEGEARSKSPDKLEAQTKHMCEVMQQEADAAGAEVDIRVDKEYDLINIDHRHQVVQYAVSAARNLGLEPQYKHTGGGSDANVLNGKGIYCTILGIGMNQVHTTQENIAIDDLCKVAAMVVEIVKVANMEAGH comes from the coding sequence ATGTTTTTGATTAATAGGGAGAGATTGGTTGAAGAATTTTTACAATTGGTACAAATTGACAGCCCGTCCGGCGATGAATGGGAAATTGCTGCAATTTTAAAAGGAAAGCTGGAAAGTTTGTCTTGTGAAGTTTATGAGGATGATGCCGGTAAAGAAGTGGGAGCCAGTGCCGGAAACCTAATTGCAAAATTGCCCGGCAGCGGCAAGGGGCCGCTCTTGCTGTTCAGCGCCCACATGGATACAGTGGAGCCCGGTAGGGGTATTAAGCCGCTAATTAAAGACGGCGTAATATACTCTTCGGGGGACACAGTGTTGGGTGCAGACGATAAGGCGGGGATAGCGGCGATACTGGAGGCGGTGAGGGTGATCCAAGAGAAGAAGATTGCCCATGGAGGACTGGAAATAGTATTCAGTATTTGGGAAGAGGGCGGCCTTAGGGGGGTTAAAGCCCTGGACTACAGCAAATTAAATGCAAAAATGGGCTATGTTCTTGACAGTGACGGTGAACCAGGAACCATAATCACTTCGGCTCCCATGCAAAATTCCTTGGTGGCAACATTTAAGGGCAGGGCTGCCCATGCGGGGCAAAGCCCCGAGAAAGGAATAAACTCCATTCAGGTGGCTTCCAGGGCCATAGCAAGGATGAAGCTGGGCAGAATAGACGAAGACACCACAGCCAACATTGGTATTATCCGGGGTGGCAAGGCGACAAATATTGTGCCGGAGGTTACGGTAATAGAGGGTGAAGCCCGCAGTAAAAGTCCGGATAAATTAGAAGCCCAAACTAAACACATGTGTGAAGTGATGCAGCAGGAGGCAGATGCCGCCGGAGCGGAAGTTGATATAAGAGTGGATAAAGAATATGACTTAATTAACATAGACCACCGGCATCAGGTGGTCCAATATGCTGTCAGTGCCGCCCGTAATTTAGGGTTAGAGCCGCAGTATAAACACACAGGCGGTGGCAGCGATGCTAACGTATTAAACGGCAAGGGTATTTACTGTACAATACTGGGCATAGGCATGAATCAAGTTCACACCACCCAAGAAAACATTGCCATAGATGACCTCTGTAAGGTGGCTGCAATGGTGGTGGAAATAGTGAAGGTAGCTAATATGGAGGCAGGCCATTGA
- a CDS encoding DUF3866 family protein, whose amino-acid sequence MIRIRQGKVIKELSHRPGVDEVLVEVDGVQERAVNYHHLTGPVRVGDTVVLNTTAVHKRLGTGGNHFLMANLSTESHDCREAGHIMKLRYTPCQVKVLAVEEEDSEHSQVMRQASSLEKMPVVAATLHSMLPAVAAAIKSVDTKLRVAYVMTDGAALPISFSKLVKLLKDKNLIDSTITSGHAFGGDYEAVNIYSALLAAKAVAKADVAVVAMGPGIVGTGSKYGYTGLEQGQVVNAVYSLDGRALAVPRISFADPRPRHRGLSHHTVTALGKVALAPCTVTVPKLEKERAQLLQQQLQDSGILEKHRVVYLEASKGIDALKAAGIKVTTMGRTLEQDREFFLSAAAAGLKAAQMVHQQN is encoded by the coding sequence TTGATACGCATTAGGCAAGGTAAGGTAATAAAAGAACTTAGCCACAGGCCCGGGGTGGATGAGGTGCTGGTGGAAGTTGACGGTGTACAAGAAAGGGCTGTAAACTACCATCATCTTACCGGGCCGGTGCGTGTGGGAGACACCGTTGTGCTTAATACCACTGCGGTGCATAAAAGGCTGGGCACCGGCGGAAACCATTTTCTTATGGCCAACCTTTCTACAGAAAGCCATGACTGCCGGGAAGCCGGCCACATTATGAAATTAAGGTATACTCCCTGCCAGGTAAAGGTGCTGGCAGTTGAGGAAGAAGATAGCGAACACAGCCAAGTCATGCGCCAGGCCAGCTCATTGGAGAAAATGCCGGTGGTGGCAGCCACCTTGCACAGCATGCTCCCTGCGGTGGCAGCTGCCATTAAATCAGTGGATACTAAATTACGGGTTGCCTATGTGATGACTGACGGTGCTGCGCTGCCAATTTCCTTTAGCAAGTTAGTGAAGTTACTAAAGGATAAAAACTTAATTGACTCCACTATTACCAGCGGCCATGCCTTCGGCGGAGACTATGAGGCGGTAAACATTTACAGCGCCTTGTTGGCTGCCAAGGCGGTGGCAAAGGCAGATGTGGCGGTTGTTGCCATGGGGCCTGGTATTGTGGGCACGGGATCAAAATACGGTTATACGGGCTTGGAACAGGGCCAGGTGGTAAATGCGGTTTACTCACTGGATGGCCGAGCCCTTGCTGTTCCTCGGATAAGCTTTGCAGACCCCCGGCCCAGGCACCGCGGGCTGAGCCACCATACCGTTACCGCTTTAGGCAAGGTGGCCCTGGCCCCCTGCACGGTAACGGTGCCTAAATTAGAAAAGGAACGGGCCCAGCTCTTGCAACAGCAGCTGCAGGACAGCGGTATCTTAGAGAAACACCGGGTGGTCTACCTTGAGGCGTCAAAGGGTATTGACGCCCTAAAGGCTGCCGGGATAAAGGTAACCACCATGGGGCGAACCCTGGAGCAGGACAGGGAATTCTTTCTTTCGGCTGCCGCAGCCGGCTTAAAGGCCGCGCAAATGGTTCATCAACAAAACTAA
- the spoIIM gene encoding stage II sporulation protein M yields the protein MSGSFCKVSLASLRANWLLFGLVMLVFSAGSCLGVLGVDFLKTEQAKELSDYLESFIKQTNALQIDSKQTVKLGIANNVAVLAIIYFAGLTVLGLPLVLALIFVRGFALGFAFAFLTKQRAWEGALLAAASMLPHNIFFIPALIIGAMSSIAFSILLVKRYFNSRLAVWPAFLGYTLLMTALCTVAVGAAFVEAYITPWFIKGSAMLFRG from the coding sequence ATGTCCGGAAGCTTTTGCAAGGTGTCGCTTGCCTCATTGCGCGCCAATTGGCTGCTCTTTGGCCTGGTTATGCTGGTTTTCAGCGCAGGCTCTTGTTTAGGTGTACTGGGGGTAGACTTTTTAAAAACCGAACAAGCCAAGGAGTTAAGTGATTATTTAGAGAGCTTTATAAAGCAGACAAATGCCCTGCAAATTGACTCCAAGCAAACGGTAAAGCTGGGTATTGCCAACAATGTTGCGGTGCTGGCAATTATATATTTTGCGGGACTGACGGTATTAGGCCTACCCCTGGTGTTGGCCTTGATATTTGTCAGGGGCTTTGCCTTGGGTTTTGCCTTTGCCTTTTTAACCAAACAAAGGGCTTGGGAAGGTGCATTGTTGGCCGCTGCTTCCATGTTGCCCCACAACATTTTTTTCATTCCGGCCCTAATCATTGGGGCCATGTCATCCATTGCATTCTCAATACTGTTAGTAAAGAGGTACTTTAATAGCAGGTTAGCTGTCTGGCCGGCTTTTTTGGGTTACACCCTATTAATGACTGCCCTTTGTACTGTGGCAGTGGGGGCAGCATTTGTGGAGGCATATATAACACCTTGGTTTATTAAAGGCTCGGCAATGCTCTTTAGGGGTTAA
- the xerD gene encoding site-specific tyrosine recombinase XerD — translation MDKTINVFIQYLAVERGLAKNTLASYQLDLKQYTKYLGQQGITTLTATSKKDVIGYLMQLQKSGRAPATISRRLAALKALYKFMLNEGIIALDPTVNLESPRLSQKLPRVLTFQEVEKLLNQPQMAQPAGQRDKAMLELLYATGIRVTELVSLDVEHVNLELGYVRCLGKGSKERIVPLGSVATKHVQEYLTQGRVKLTKGKKTEKALFVNQHGRRLTRQGFWKIIKKYAREGRIGKEITPHTLRHSFATHLLENGADLRSVQEMLGHADITTTQIYTHLTRSRLKEVYSQTHPRA, via the coding sequence GTGGACAAGACTATTAATGTATTTATTCAGTATTTAGCGGTGGAGAGGGGTCTGGCAAAAAATACCCTGGCATCATACCAATTGGACTTAAAACAGTATACTAAATACCTAGGCCAGCAGGGTATCACTACACTTACAGCCACCTCAAAGAAAGATGTTATTGGCTATTTAATGCAGCTGCAGAAGTCCGGCCGTGCCCCAGCCACCATTTCCCGCAGGTTGGCGGCATTAAAGGCGCTCTACAAATTTATGCTCAATGAAGGCATTATAGCATTAGACCCCACCGTCAATCTGGAATCACCGCGATTAAGCCAAAAACTGCCCCGTGTCTTAACCTTTCAGGAAGTAGAAAAACTGTTAAATCAACCGCAAATGGCCCAGCCGGCGGGTCAGCGGGATAAGGCTATGCTGGAGCTTTTGTATGCCACAGGCATAAGAGTAACCGAACTGGTATCCCTTGATGTTGAACATGTAAACTTAGAGCTTGGATATGTCAGATGCTTAGGCAAAGGTTCTAAAGAAAGAATTGTACCCCTGGGCTCGGTTGCCACAAAGCATGTCCAAGAATACCTAACCCAGGGCAGGGTAAAATTAACTAAGGGTAAAAAAACTGAGAAAGCCTTATTTGTTAATCAACACGGTAGAAGGCTTACCCGCCAGGGTTTTTGGAAAATAATAAAGAAATATGCCCGGGAAGGGAGAATAGGAAAAGAGATTACCCCCCATACCCTGCGCCATTCCTTTGCCACACACCTGCTGGAAAACGGTGCCGATTTGCGTTCGGTACAAGAGATGTTGGGACATGCCGATATAACCACAACGCAAATATATACACACCTTACCCGCAGTAGGCTAAAAGAGGTGTATTCTCAGACACACCCAAGGGCTTAA
- a CDS encoding phosphopentomutase yields MSNYGINRITLIILDSVGIGELPDAHEYGDEGSNTLVNVAKAVGGLNLPNMAKIGLGNILEIPGVAPEPSPIGGYGKMNERSPGKDTTTGHWELAGIILDRPFPVFPNGFPTELIEEYQRRIGRKVLGNKAASGTAIIEELGQQHMQTGSPIVYTSADSVFQVAAHENVIQLDELYRICEIAREMLTGDYAVGRVIARPFVGQPGKFKRTANRHDYSLPPVKPTVLDRLVEKNINVWAVGKIEDIFAGRGITKSMRTKSNVEGINTTIECLRQNERGIIFTNLVEYDQNYGHRKDPQGYAKALEEFDQRLPEIMATLKNDDLLIITADHGCDPTTAGTDHSREYVPLLVYSPQAQKGIDLGVRTTFADVAATIADLFNLNAEVGVSFAAEVLERDK; encoded by the coding sequence ATGTCCAATTATGGTATTAATCGCATTACCTTAATTATTTTAGACAGCGTAGGCATCGGTGAATTGCCCGATGCCCATGAATACGGGGATGAAGGCAGCAATACCTTGGTCAATGTAGCAAAGGCAGTTGGCGGGCTGAATTTACCGAACATGGCTAAGATTGGACTGGGCAATATCTTAGAAATACCCGGTGTTGCCCCGGAGCCTTCGCCGATAGGCGGTTATGGCAAGATGAACGAACGGTCACCCGGCAAGGATACCACCACTGGGCATTGGGAATTGGCAGGCATAATTTTAGACCGGCCCTTTCCGGTCTTTCCCAATGGTTTTCCCACTGAATTGATAGAGGAATACCAAAGACGTATTGGTCGTAAGGTACTTGGAAATAAGGCAGCTTCCGGAACTGCAATTATAGAAGAATTGGGTCAGCAGCATATGCAAACCGGCAGTCCCATTGTGTACACATCTGCTGACAGTGTGTTTCAAGTGGCTGCCCATGAGAATGTAATTCAACTTGACGAACTATATAGAATTTGTGAAATAGCCCGGGAGATGTTGACCGGTGATTATGCGGTGGGCAGGGTGATTGCCCGGCCCTTTGTGGGGCAGCCCGGCAAATTTAAAAGAACCGCCAACCGTCATGATTACTCCTTACCCCCGGTAAAACCCACTGTTTTGGACAGGTTGGTGGAAAAAAATATTAATGTTTGGGCTGTGGGAAAAATTGAAGATATCTTTGCCGGCAGGGGTATTACAAAATCCATGAGAACAAAAAGCAATGTGGAGGGCATAAATACCACCATCGAGTGTTTACGGCAAAATGAGAGGGGTATAATTTTTACTAACTTGGTGGAATACGACCAAAACTATGGTCACCGCAAGGACCCCCAGGGCTATGCCAAAGCGCTGGAGGAATTTGACCAAAGGTTGCCGGAAATTATGGCAACACTAAAAAATGATGATTTGCTGATAATAACGGCAGATCACGGTTGTGACCCCACCACCGCAGGCACTGACCACTCCCGGGAATATGTGCCGCTGTTGGTTTACAGCCCCCAAGCCCAAAAAGGAATAGACTTGGGAGTAAGAACGACATTTGCCGATGTGGCAGCCACCATTGCAGACCTATTTAACTTAAATGCAGAGGTGGGTGTCAGCTTTGCAGCCGAGGTGTTGGAGCGTGATAAATAA
- a CDS encoding pyrimidine-nucleoside phosphorylase has translation MRMYDLIKKKRLGEELTTEEIKFIIEGYTADTIPDYQVSAWLMAVFFQGLTPRETADLTMAMAQSGEVLDLSEIPGPKVDKHSTGGVGDKTTLVLAPLVAAAGVPVAKMSGRGLGHTGGTIDKLESIRGFNVAIDRKSFIEQLKTTKVAVVAQTGELAPADKKLYALRDVTATVDNIPLISSSIMSKKIAAGAQSIVLDVKVGSGAFMRSLEDAFALARTMVEIGNNVGRNTVALVTDMDQPLGFAVGNALEVAEAIDTLKGQGPTDLRTLCLELGAWMITLAGVTKSAAEGKSYLANLLDDGTALSKFKEFLAAQGGDVELVEDSELLPQAKHKLDLLAPRSGYVQAIAADEVGTVAMLLGAGRVTKEDCIDAAAGLILHKKMGDPVKIGDRLASLYTNNEDRLAQAKEILMNSFKIGEQQPPAKKLIHGLITVENI, from the coding sequence ATGCGCATGTATGATTTAATTAAGAAAAAGCGTTTAGGTGAAGAACTGACCACCGAAGAAATAAAATTCATCATTGAGGGTTACACCGCCGATACCATTCCCGATTATCAAGTATCTGCCTGGCTAATGGCGGTATTCTTTCAGGGCTTGACCCCCCGGGAGACAGCCGATTTAACAATGGCCATGGCACAGTCCGGCGAGGTGCTTGATTTAAGCGAAATACCGGGCCCTAAGGTGGACAAGCACAGCACCGGCGGTGTGGGAGATAAAACCACCCTGGTGTTGGCTCCGCTGGTTGCAGCGGCCGGAGTACCGGTGGCCAAAATGTCCGGCCGTGGGCTGGGTCACACCGGCGGCACCATCGACAAGTTAGAGTCCATTAGAGGTTTTAATGTTGCAATTGACCGTAAGAGTTTTATAGAACAGCTAAAGACCACCAAAGTGGCAGTGGTGGCACAAACGGGAGAGTTAGCCCCGGCAGACAAAAAACTCTATGCATTAAGGGATGTTACAGCCACTGTGGACAACATTCCGTTAATTAGCTCGAGCATTATGAGTAAAAAAATAGCCGCCGGCGCCCAATCAATAGTGCTCGATGTGAAGGTGGGCAGCGGTGCCTTTATGCGCAGCCTGGAAGATGCCTTTGCTTTGGCCAGGACCATGGTGGAAATTGGCAACAATGTGGGCCGAAACACTGTGGCACTGGTAACTGATATGGATCAACCACTGGGTTTTGCAGTGGGCAACGCCCTTGAAGTGGCAGAAGCTATCGACACCTTAAAAGGCCAAGGGCCCACCGATTTACGCACACTCTGCCTTGAGTTGGGTGCCTGGATGATTACCCTGGCCGGTGTAACAAAAAGCGCGGCAGAGGGCAAAAGCTATTTAGCCAATCTGCTTGATGATGGAACTGCATTAAGCAAGTTTAAAGAGTTTTTAGCGGCCCAAGGGGGAGATGTTGAACTGGTTGAAGATTCGGAGCTTTTGCCCCAGGCGAAACATAAGCTGGATCTGCTTGCCCCCCGCAGCGGCTATGTCCAAGCCATAGCCGCCGATGAAGTGGGTACAGTGGCCATGCTTTTAGGTGCAGGCAGAGTTACCAAGGAAGACTGTATTGATGCCGCTGCCGGTTTAATACTGCATAAAAAAATGGGCGACCCGGTAAAAATCGGGGACAGGCTGGCCTCCCTTTATACCAACAATGAAGACAGATTGGCACAGGCCAAAGAAATATTAATGAACAGTTTTAAGATCGGTGAGCAGCAGCCGCCTGCCAAAAAACTAATTCATGGCCTGATAACGGTGGAAAATATTTAA
- a CDS encoding D-alanyl-D-alanine carboxypeptidase family protein, translating into MLKRAISIVVTVSLLTGLMISAAWAQPEQRAESKPPLETTAEAAFLMDYHSGLVIFSKNPDKPLPMASVTKLMTMLLACEAEAKGQVKLSDIVTASEYAAGMGGSQIYLEPGEELTFEELLISIATGSANDASVAVGEHLAGSTEAFVQMMNERAKELGCKNTNFVNPTGLPAENHYTSARDMALVMREALKYPLFRKISSIYEYDLRGGDFKLWNTNKLLKWYQGCDAGKTGWTNEAKYCLAASAERDKLRLISVVLGTEEPRSHFRETMKLFNYGFARYQAVVLAEQGEKIQSVEVDKAMADTVDVVPAKRISVVVPRGQDKGIKGEVQLLPTLVAPIEKGQVVGTYLVTQEGDELLRVDLVAATDVGKASPFQLMGKVINEVFTMDK; encoded by the coding sequence ATGTTAAAAAGAGCTATTTCAATAGTAGTAACAGTATCGCTATTGACCGGTTTAATGATTTCTGCTGCCTGGGCGCAGCCGGAACAGCGGGCCGAAAGTAAGCCGCCATTGGAAACCACTGCGGAAGCCGCCTTTCTGATGGATTATCATTCCGGGTTAGTGATATTCAGCAAAAATCCGGACAAGCCCTTACCCATGGCCAGTGTTACAAAATTAATGACTATGCTGCTGGCCTGTGAGGCAGAAGCCAAGGGTCAGGTTAAATTAAGTGACATTGTTACAGCCAGTGAGTATGCCGCCGGCATGGGCGGCTCGCAGATATATCTTGAACCCGGTGAGGAACTTACATTTGAAGAATTGCTTATTTCCATCGCCACCGGGTCAGCCAATGATGCCAGTGTGGCAGTGGGTGAACACCTGGCCGGAAGTACAGAGGCCTTTGTGCAAATGATGAATGAAAGGGCCAAAGAGCTGGGATGTAAAAATACTAACTTTGTTAACCCAACGGGCCTGCCTGCCGAAAACCACTACACCAGCGCCAGGGATATGGCCCTTGTCATGCGTGAGGCATTAAAATACCCCTTGTTTAGAAAAATTTCAAGTATTTACGAGTATGATTTACGCGGTGGGGATTTTAAACTTTGGAATACCAATAAATTACTAAAGTGGTACCAGGGCTGCGATGCCGGTAAAACCGGATGGACCAATGAGGCCAAGTATTGTTTGGCGGCTTCTGCAGAACGGGACAAGCTGCGCCTGATATCTGTGGTATTGGGAACTGAAGAACCCAGAAGCCATTTTAGAGAGACAATGAAACTTTTCAACTATGGATTTGCCCGCTACCAGGCGGTGGTGCTGGCAGAGCAAGGTGAAAAAATTCAATCTGTGGAAGTTGATAAGGCAATGGCAGATACCGTTGATGTGGTGCCGGCAAAACGGATTTCCGTGGTTGTGCCCCGGGGCCAGGATAAAGGTATTAAAGGGGAGGTTCAGCTGCTGCCGACCCTGGTGGCCCCCATTGAAAAGGGACAGGTGGTGGGCACCTACCTTGTTACCCAAGAAGGGGATGAGTTATTGAGAGTAGATTTAGTTGCGGCAACAGATGTAGGCAAAGCATCACCTTTCCAGCTGATGGGCAAGGTGATAAACGAAGTATTTACAATGGATAAATAA